Proteins from a single region of Shinella zoogloeoides:
- a CDS encoding MmcB family DNA repair protein, protein MTIVSLHNDNPLLDGRQSDRAMMVRRGVQRMLMEMRHAVLPELTLASGRRADLISLSDKGEIWIVEIKTSIEDFRVDRKWPDYRRHCDRLFFATHKDVPLDIFPEDCGLILSDGYGAHMLREAPEHKLSAPTRKAVTFAFARVAAGRLLLAEFSMDARREGPDISAIVSGRRDEPA, encoded by the coding sequence ATGACGATCGTCTCGCTGCACAACGACAATCCGCTGCTCGACGGCCGCCAGTCGGACCGCGCCATGATGGTGCGCCGCGGCGTCCAGCGCATGCTGATGGAGATGCGCCACGCGGTTCTGCCGGAACTGACGCTGGCGAGCGGCCGGCGCGCCGATCTCATCAGCCTTTCCGACAAGGGCGAGATCTGGATCGTCGAGATCAAGACGTCGATCGAGGATTTCCGCGTGGATCGCAAATGGCCGGATTACCGCCGCCACTGCGACCGGCTGTTCTTCGCCACCCACAAGGACGTGCCGCTCGATATCTTCCCGGAAGATTGCGGCCTCATCCTTTCCGATGGCTATGGCGCGCATATGCTGCGTGAGGCCCCGGAGCACAAGCTGTCGGCCCCAACGCGCAAGGCGGTGACTTTCGCCTTCGCCCGCGTCGCCGCGGGCCGGCTGCTGCTTGCGGAATTCTCCATGGATGCCCGGCGCGAGGGGCCGGACATCTCCGCCATCGTTTCCGGCCGCCGGGACGAGCCGGCCTGA
- a CDS encoding ActR/PrrA/RegA family redox response regulator transcription factor, producing MTENTEPQTATDDIGPDPSLLLVDDDAPFLRRLARAMETRGFAVDTAESVAEGIAKAKTNPPKYAVVDLRLGDGSGLDVIAAIRQRRDDTRIIMLTGYGNIATAVNAVKLGAVDYLAKPADADDIFAALTQRPGEKVELPENPMSADRVRWEHIQRVYEMCDRNVSETARRLNMHRRTLQRILAKRAPK from the coding sequence ATGACAGAAAACACCGAACCGCAGACGGCAACCGACGATATCGGGCCGGATCCCTCCCTTCTTCTCGTCGATGACGACGCGCCTTTCCTGCGCCGTCTCGCACGCGCCATGGAAACGCGCGGCTTTGCCGTCGATACGGCCGAGTCCGTGGCGGAGGGCATCGCCAAGGCCAAGACGAACCCGCCGAAATACGCCGTCGTGGACCTGCGCCTCGGCGACGGCAGCGGCCTCGACGTCATCGCCGCCATCCGCCAGCGCCGCGACGACACGCGCATCATCATGCTGACCGGCTACGGCAATATCGCAACGGCGGTGAATGCGGTGAAGCTCGGCGCGGTCGACTATCTCGCCAAGCCCGCCGATGCCGACGATATCTTCGCCGCGCTGACGCAGCGTCCCGGGGAAAAGGTGGAACTGCCGGAAAACCCGATGTCGGCCGACCGCGTTCGCTGGGAGCATATCCAGCGCGTCTATGAAATGTGCGACCGCAACGTCTCCGAGACGGCGCGCCGTCTCAACATGCACCGCCGCACACTTCAGCGCATCCTGGCAAAGCGCGCGCCCAAGTAG
- a CDS encoding ActS/PrrB/RegB family redox-sensitive histidine kinase: MTFYQDLDLEGSGRRLRLETLIRLRWLAVAGQSISVIVVALWLDFPLPLLPSAVLIALLAAVNFFLAVRFPPAHRLTPAAAFLLLAFDLCQLTALLFITGGLANPFAPLVCVPVIISSSLQPVRFSLTLGGLAVAGITALAFTPFPLPWFPGTLLVVPPILTAGFWFAIVSTTAFAAFYSYRVSQEAAELSDALAATELILQREKHLSQLDGLAAAAAHELGTPLATISVVAREMERELGSDDRFREDVQLLRSQSERCRDILRRLTTLSTEDEAHMRVLPLSSLMEEVLAPHREFGIRLNLVENGERQSEPVGNRNPGILYGLGNLLENAVDHAREEVTVTVGHTPERVTIVIEDDGDGYAADILQRIGDPYVTKRQKDERAGGLGLGLFIAKTLLERSGAKLTFGNRTGDRPGARVSVDWPRARMEAKGAK; this comes from the coding sequence ATGACATTCTATCAGGATCTCGACCTCGAGGGCTCCGGCCGGCGGCTTCGCCTCGAAACGCTCATCCGCCTGCGCTGGCTGGCGGTAGCCGGCCAGTCGATTAGCGTCATCGTCGTTGCGCTTTGGCTGGATTTTCCGCTGCCGCTTCTGCCGAGCGCGGTGCTGATCGCGCTTCTGGCGGCGGTGAACTTCTTCCTTGCCGTGCGCTTTCCGCCGGCCCATCGCCTCACGCCGGCAGCGGCTTTCCTGCTGCTCGCCTTCGATCTCTGCCAGCTCACGGCACTACTCTTCATCACCGGCGGCCTTGCGAACCCCTTCGCGCCGCTCGTCTGCGTGCCGGTCATCATCTCCTCGTCGCTGCAGCCGGTGCGTTTCAGCCTGACGCTCGGCGGGCTTGCCGTCGCAGGCATCACGGCGCTCGCCTTCACGCCTTTCCCGCTGCCATGGTTTCCCGGCACGCTGCTCGTCGTGCCGCCGATCCTGACGGCCGGCTTCTGGTTCGCCATCGTCTCGACCACGGCCTTCGCCGCCTTCTATTCCTACCGCGTCTCGCAGGAAGCGGCGGAACTTTCCGATGCGCTGGCCGCGACCGAACTCATCCTCCAGCGCGAAAAGCATCTTTCGCAGCTCGACGGACTGGCGGCGGCGGCGGCGCATGAACTGGGCACGCCGCTCGCCACGATCAGCGTCGTCGCCCGCGAAATGGAACGGGAACTGGGGAGCGACGACCGCTTCAGGGAAGACGTGCAGCTCCTGCGCAGCCAGAGCGAGCGTTGCCGCGATATCCTGCGCCGGCTGACGACGCTTTCCACCGAGGACGAGGCGCATATGCGGGTGCTGCCGCTTTCCTCCCTCATGGAAGAAGTTCTGGCGCCGCACCGCGAATTCGGCATCCGGCTCAATCTCGTCGAAAACGGCGAGCGGCAGAGCGAGCCGGTGGGCAACCGCAATCCGGGCATTCTCTACGGCCTCGGCAATCTGCTCGAAAACGCGGTCGACCATGCCCGCGAGGAGGTGACCGTCACCGTTGGCCACACGCCGGAACGGGTGACGATCGTCATCGAGGACGACGGCGACGGCTATGCGGCGGATATCCTGCAGCGCATCGGCGATCCCTATGTCACCAAGCGGCAGAAGGACGAGCGGGCCGGCGGCCTCGGCCTCGGCCTCTTCATCGCCAAGACGCTGCTGGAGCGCTCCGGCGCGAAACTGACCTTCGGCAACCGCACGGGCGACCGGCCGGGCGCGCGCGTCTCGGTCGATTGGCCGCGGGCCCGCATGGAGGCCAAGGGTGCGAAATGA
- the hrpB gene encoding ATP-dependent helicase HrpB: MTVSLIEKLPRLPVSEVLPSLGAALHAGTRAVLSAPPGAGKTTLVPLFLLDAAWRGDGKIILLEPRRLAARAAAGRMAELLGEKVGETVGYRMRLDNRVSAKTRIEVVTEGVFARMILDDPELSGVAAVLFDEFHERSLDADFGLALALDVQAALRDDLRLLVMSATLDVERVSALLDNPPAILSEGRSFPVDVRYQDRPAGERIEDGMARAIMEAHRGESGSILAFLPGQAEITRTAERLEGRFGAETTVVPLYGNLSQKEQDAAIRPAPAGTRKIVLATSIAETSITIDGVRIVIDSGLQRLPVFEAATGITRLETVRVSRASADQRAGRAGRTEPGIAIRLWHAGQTAALPAFTPPQILSSDLSSFMLDLAHWGVSDPADLRLVDQPPAAAVEEARSLLHLLGALDEAGALTPAGKRIRELALPPRLAAMILHAANEGQQAAAARLAVLLTEQGLGGSAVDIEERLRRFANERGERAEAAKRLAQRMADGFGKAASPAASTPGALLLHAFPDRVALQRGGRGRFVMANGRGGELPETERLAGAEMIVVADLTGQAGRQRILAAAEIDRATVEAELAEKIVREDQCVFDRTSRQVRARRVVRLGAMIIEETPLPRPGGPKAAQALADGVRQLGLQVLPFSREAAQLRDRIGFLHRSIGTPWPDTSDDALLARLDDWFAPFQEAARGIDDISPGRLQEGLLALVPYDVQRDLARLAPTHFEAPTGQRHPIRYDGEEPVLAIRVQELFGLKQHPAVAGGRLPLLLELQSPAHRPIQTTRDLPGFWAGSWRDVRADMRGRYPKHPWPEDPAGAMPTTRAKPRGT, translated from the coding sequence ATGACGGTGTCTCTTATAGAGAAGCTGCCGCGCCTGCCCGTTTCGGAGGTTCTGCCTTCCCTCGGTGCAGCGCTTCATGCGGGTACGCGCGCGGTGCTCTCCGCACCGCCCGGCGCGGGCAAGACGACTCTGGTGCCGCTCTTCCTGCTCGATGCCGCCTGGCGGGGCGACGGAAAGATCATTCTTCTGGAGCCGCGCCGGCTGGCTGCACGCGCGGCGGCGGGCCGCATGGCGGAGCTGCTCGGGGAGAAGGTGGGCGAGACGGTCGGCTATCGCATGCGTCTCGACAATCGTGTTTCGGCGAAAACCCGTATCGAAGTGGTGACGGAGGGCGTCTTCGCCCGGATGATCCTCGACGACCCGGAACTGTCAGGCGTTGCCGCCGTGCTGTTCGACGAGTTCCATGAACGTTCGCTGGATGCGGATTTCGGCCTGGCGCTGGCGCTCGATGTGCAGGCGGCGCTGCGGGATGACCTGCGCCTCCTCGTCATGTCGGCGACGCTCGATGTGGAGCGCGTTTCGGCGCTGCTGGACAATCCGCCGGCTATCCTCAGCGAGGGGCGGAGCTTTCCGGTCGATGTGCGCTATCAGGACCGGCCGGCGGGCGAGCGTATAGAAGACGGCATGGCGCGCGCTATTATGGAGGCGCATCGCGGGGAGAGTGGGTCGATCCTCGCCTTTCTGCCCGGACAGGCCGAGATCACCCGCACGGCCGAGCGGCTGGAGGGCCGGTTCGGCGCGGAGACGACGGTGGTGCCGCTCTATGGCAATCTCAGCCAGAAGGAACAGGACGCCGCGATCCGCCCAGCCCCCGCCGGTACGCGCAAGATCGTGCTGGCGACGTCGATTGCCGAAACCTCCATCACCATCGACGGCGTGCGCATCGTCATCGACAGCGGGCTGCAGCGCCTGCCGGTCTTCGAGGCGGCGACGGGCATTACGCGACTGGAGACGGTGCGGGTGTCTCGCGCCTCGGCCGACCAGCGCGCCGGCCGCGCCGGGCGAACGGAGCCGGGCATCGCGATCCGGCTCTGGCATGCCGGCCAGACGGCGGCGCTGCCGGCCTTCACGCCACCGCAGATTCTGTCCAGCGACCTTTCCTCCTTCATGCTCGACCTTGCCCATTGGGGCGTCAGCGATCCGGCGGATCTCAGGCTGGTCGACCAGCCGCCGGCCGCCGCGGTGGAAGAGGCGCGCAGCCTGCTTCACCTGCTCGGCGCGCTCGACGAGGCCGGTGCGCTGACCCCCGCGGGAAAACGCATCCGCGAGCTTGCGCTGCCGCCGCGGCTGGCTGCGATGATTCTTCATGCCGCCAATGAGGGGCAGCAGGCCGCCGCCGCGCGGCTGGCGGTGCTGCTCACCGAACAGGGTCTCGGCGGTTCGGCCGTGGATATAGAAGAGCGCCTGCGCCGCTTCGCCAATGAACGCGGCGAGCGGGCCGAGGCGGCGAAGCGGCTGGCGCAGCGCATGGCGGACGGTTTCGGCAAGGCCGCATCCCCCGCGGCAAGCACGCCGGGCGCGCTGCTGCTGCATGCCTTCCCCGATCGCGTCGCCCTGCAGCGCGGCGGGCGCGGGCGTTTTGTCATGGCGAACGGGCGCGGCGGCGAGTTGCCGGAGACCGAGCGGCTGGCGGGTGCCGAGATGATCGTCGTCGCCGACCTCACCGGGCAGGCGGGGCGGCAGCGCATTCTCGCGGCGGCGGAAATCGATCGCGCCACCGTCGAGGCCGAGCTTGCCGAAAAGATCGTGCGCGAGGATCAATGCGTTTTCGACCGGACGAGCCGGCAGGTACGGGCGCGGCGGGTCGTGCGGCTCGGCGCGATGATCATCGAGGAAACCCCGCTTCCGCGACCGGGCGGACCGAAGGCGGCGCAGGCCTTGGCCGATGGCGTGCGCCAGCTCGGGCTTCAGGTCCTGCCCTTTTCCCGCGAGGCGGCGCAGCTTCGCGACCGGATCGGCTTCCTGCACCGCTCGATCGGCACGCCATGGCCGGATACGAGCGACGACGCGCTGCTGGCGCGGCTCGACGACTGGTTCGCGCCCTTCCAGGAGGCGGCGCGCGGCATCGACGATATTTCGCCGGGCCGTTTGCAGGAGGGGTTGCTTGCCCTTGTCCCCTATGATGTGCAGCGCGATCTGGCGCGGCTCGCGCCCACGCATTTCGAAGCGCCCACCGGCCAGCGCCATCCGATCCGCTACGATGGCGAGGAGCCGGTGCTGGCGATCCGCGTGCAGGAACTGTTCGGGCTGAAGCAGCATCCGGCCGTCGCCGGCGGGCGGCTGCCATTGCTTCTGGAACTGCAATCGCCCGCGCACCGCCCGATCCAGACGACGCGGGACCTGCCCGGCTTCTGGGCCGGGTCCTGGCGGGACGTGCGCGCGGACATGCGCGGGCGCTATCCGAAACACCCCTGGCCGGAGGACCCGGCCGGGGCCATGCCGACGACGCGCGCCAAGCCGCGCGGCACGTGA